The Pyxidicoccus sp. MSG2 DNA segment AGGAGATGATTGCCATTGTCTGACGAAGTTGAAAGGCACCCGCCAACGCTGGCCGCGCGCGCCTTCCCTGTCAAATCCAGACATGCCAATGAGGAGCATTCCTCCTCCAACCGTCCTGAACCCTGACATGGCTCGCACCGGAAGCGCGGTCAGGGAGTGCAAGGCTTTGCGGCCCCGTGAAGCGGCCCGGGGCGAAGGCCTTGCGCGGGACGGAGGCAGGGAAGCGGAGCGGAGGCGCGGGCCCGGCGCGGTGACTGCACGGCAGCGGGCACTCCGGGCGTTGTCCGGAGAACGAAGGGAGGGCAGGCGGCGTGCACGGACGCGGGTGCGGCAACAGCTTCCCCGCAGGTCGATGGTGGGGGTGGAGGGTCGAATGTTCGCGCTTCGCTTTGCCTGCGCAGGGCTGCTGTTCCTGACGGCGTGTGCCTCATCCAACAAATCCGTGGCACCGGTCCGCGAGTCACGCGCCCCGGTGCGGGAGGGAGGCGCCTATGGCTTCGGACCGGAGGACCCGGTCCGGGTGGGCTGGGGGAATGAGGGGATGATGGCCTTCCTCGAATTGCTCCGCGGCCCCGAGGGCCAGCGGGTGGCCTGGCGCCGCCTGGGCCCGAGCCAGGGGCTGGAGGTGTTCGAGGTGACGTACGAGGGCCTCGCCGCGCCCGTCCAGCTCTACCTGGACCCGCTCAACAGCGGCGCCATCCGCGCGCCCTCGGGCTTCAGCATCGAGGGCCTCACGTCCCGCGAGCCCCTGCCGCCCGAGGAGCGGCCCCAGGTCATCGAGCTGTAGCCGCGAGTCACTCCAGCGACGGCGCGGTGTCCCCGGGGATGAGGACGCCGCGCGCGAGCGACACGGGCAGGCCGAGCCGCAGGAAGCGGTCGTGGAAGTCCTTCAGCACGAAGGGCTGCCCTTGCGCCTCCAGGTGGCGGCGGTAGTCCTCACGCAGCTTGAGTATCTGCATGCGTCCGACGGCGTAATAGAGGTACGTCGGGTTGGACGTGCCGCGCTCCACCTCGCGCAGCGCGGGGAAGGGCTCGAAGTACGCAATCTCCGCGTAGCGCTTCGCCACGGCCTCCAGCGGCTCGCCGTAGACGTGGAGCGCCAGGGCCGCGTACCAGCGGGCGTGGCGCTGGAGCGCGCGGCGCAGCTGCCCCAGGCGGATGCGCGGGTCTCCGTCACCCAGGCCCTCGTCCACCATCATCTGCTCGGTGTAGTGGGCCCAACCCTCGACGACGGACGTGGGGGAGAAGACCTTGCGCACGTCGGTGGGAATCTTCGACTCGTAGAGCAGCTGCACGAAGTGGCCGGGGATGGCCTCGTGCACGGAGATGCCGAGCAGGCCCGCGCGGTTGAAGTACGTCAGGTGCTGCGCCCGCTGCTCCGGCGTCCAGCCCGACTCCGCGGGGGTGATGTTGTAGAAGGCCTCGGTGGCCTTCGTCTCGAAGGGGCCCGGCGTGTCCATGGACGCGAAGCCCAGCCGTGCGTACGGCGGCGTCTCGCGCACGGTGGGGAGCCGGTCGGACGGCAGCGTGAGGATGTTCCGCTCGCGCACGAAGCGC contains these protein-coding regions:
- a CDS encoding fibril protein is translated as MFALRFACAGLLFLTACASSNKSVAPVRESRAPVREGGAYGFGPEDPVRVGWGNEGMMAFLELLRGPEGQRVAWRRLGPSQGLEVFEVTYEGLAAPVQLYLDPLNSGAIRAPSGFSIEGLTSREPLPPEERPQVIEL